From Anopheles coluzzii chromosome 3, AcolN3, whole genome shotgun sequence, the proteins below share one genomic window:
- the LOC120957416 gene encoding RUS family member 1: MKIHFREQYCSNGEEILYVTPDHQDTVVRVTVKGERPSIRKRFSLKRFFQHLFLPVGYPDSVSSDYLSYQKWDTLQAFCSTISGTLTTHAILKGVGVGSDAANPLSATITWVLKDGTGHLGRILFAWWKGSELDIDSKKWRIRADILNDVAMAIDLFVLPYYPKASTYILCATTTMKAIVGVAGGATRSALTQHHAIRGNLADVASKDSAQETCVNLIASFVGLFLLTYLQNQKVLYGLFAFVTLIHIYANIKAVKAVCLRTFNEARYLIALEEYFKSGMMLSPQQVNKLERVTVGQTVTLTARVKIGCSVRELTEFYRNCYDLENLIACFDSRDKFLIAETRHYVGVYLHFTVKPLDIIKSYFYVASYLQDKSQLRDRYWEIQNKWNEFLNMAQCEGWNVHAHLLKTDEYRLDWRI, translated from the exons ATGAAAATCCACTTCCGCGAACAGTACTGCTCGAATGGAGAGGAAATTCTCTACGTCACGCCAGATC ACCAAGACACTGTCGTTCgcgtaacagttaagggtgaACGGCCATCGATACGGAAGCGCTTCAGCTTAAAGCGGTTTTTCCAGCATCTCTTCCTGCCTGTTGGATATCCGGACAGTGTGAGCAGTGACTACTTATCATACCAAAAGTGGGACACGTTGCAGGCTTTCTGTAGCACCATAAGTG GAACGCTAACAACTCATGCAATCCTCAAAGGAGTTGGAGTCGGAAGCGATGCGGCCAACCCACTTTCAGCAACAATTACATGGGTGCTCAAGGATGGTACTGGACATTTGGGTAGAATACTGTTCGCCTGGTGGAAAGG TTCGGAATTAGATATCGATTCGAAAAAGTGGCGCATCCGCGCGGATATACTGAACGATGTTGCGATGGCTATTGATCTGTTCGTGCTGCCGTACTATCCGAAGGCGTCTACGTACATACTTTGTGCAACAACTACCATGAAAGCGATAGTCGGTGTGGCGGGTGGAGCGACCAGATCCGCGCTTACCCAACACCATGCCATACGCGGTAACTTGGCGGACGTAGCATCGAAAGATAGCGCACAGGAAACTTGTGTCAATTTGATTGCCTCCTTTGTAGGGCTTTTCCTTCTCACGTACCTGCAAAATCAAAA GGTGTTATATGGTTTATTTGCCTTTGTGACACTGATTCACATCTACGCCAATATCAAGGCGGTTAAGGCAGTCTGCTTGCGAACGTTTAATGAAGCACGCTACTTAATCGCACTGGAAGAGTACTTTAAATCCGGAATGATGCTCTCTCCTCAGCAAGTCAACAAGCTGGAAAGAGTCACCGTCGGCCAAACGGTGACACTGACGGCTCGGGTGAAAATTGGATGCTCTGTCCGGGAGCTCACCGAGTTTTATCGCAATTGCTACGATCTGGAAAACCTGATCGCTTGTTTTGATTCGCGAGACAAGTTTCTTATAGCAGAAACGCGCCACTATGTCGGTGTATACCTGCACTTCACGGTAAAACCGCTGGATATTATAAAATCTTACTTTTACGTTGCTTCCTACTTGCAAGACAAGAGCCAGCTGCGCGATCGCTACTGGGAAATACAAAACAAGTGGAACGAATTCCTTAACATGGCTCAGTGCGAGGGATGGAACGTGCATGCGCATTTGCTCAAAACCGATGAGTATCGGCTCGATTGGAGGATATAG